The following proteins come from a genomic window of Caloenas nicobarica isolate bCalNic1 chromosome 24, bCalNic1.hap1, whole genome shotgun sequence:
- the RND2 gene encoding rho-related GTP-binding protein RhoN yields MEGHLARCKIVVVGDTQCGKTALLHVFAKDCYPESYVPTVFENYTASFEIDKQRTELNMWDTSGSAYYDNVRPLAYPDSDAVLICFDISRPETLDSVLKKWQGETQEFCPNAKIVLVGCKLDMRTDLNTLRELSKQRLIPVTHEQGSALARQIGAVAYAECSSKVSENSVRDVFHVTTLASVNRVHKNLKRSNSKRGLKRASQMPGRTDLLNDTEIRKDRAKSCSVM; encoded by the exons ATGGAGGGACACCTGGCTCGCTGCAAGATCGTGGTGGTGGGGGACACGCAGTGCGGCAAGACGGCGCTGCTCCACGTCTTCGCCAAGGACTGCTACCCCGAG AGCTACGTGCCCACCGTTTTCGAGAACTACACGGCCAGCTTCGAGATCGACAAGCAGCGCACCGAGCTCAACATGTGGGACACCTCAG gcTCGGCGTATTACGATAACGTCCGTCCCTTGGCCTACCCGGACTCGGACGCTGTGCTCATCTGCTTTGACATCAGCCGCCCGGAGACCCTGGACAGTGTGCTCAAGAAG TGGCAAGGGGAAACGCAGGAGTTCTGCCCCAACGCGAAGATCGTCCTGGTTGGCTGCAAGCTGGACATGCGGACGGACTTAAACACGCTCCGGGAGCTTTCCAAGCAGCGCCTCATCCCCGTGACGCACGAGCAG GGCAGCGCGCTGGCGCGGCAGATCGGGGCGGTGGCGTACGCAGAGTGCTCCTCCAAGGTCTCGGAGAACAGCGTGCGGGACGTGTTTCACGTGACCACGCTCGCCTCGGTCAACAGGGTGCACAAGAACTTGAAGCGCAGCAACTCCAAGCGGGGACTGAAGCGGGCATCACAGATGCCCGGCAGGACGGACTTGCTGAACGACACAGAGATCAGGAAAGACCGAGCCAAGAGCTGCTCCgtcatgtga
- the VAT1 gene encoding synaptic vesicle membrane protein VAT-1 homolog has product MSAEPAPAAAAAAPEQTPEPPAGSGEPAEHRALVLTGFGGYDKVKVQPRRGGGPRPGEVSVRVRACGLNFSDLLARQGLYDRLPPLPVCPGMECAGTVCALGDDVRDRQVGDKVMVLARSGLWQEVVNVPAGQTFLMPEGMSFEEGAALLVNYITAYMILFDFGNLRPNQSVLIHMAAGGVGTAAIQLCKTVENVTIFGTASASKHDSLKESGVAHPIDYRTMDYAEEVRKISPKGVDIVLDPLGGSDTSKAFHLLKPMGKLITYGVANVLTGQKKNLVAMAKTWWNQFSINALQLLQHNKAVCGYYLGSMEEEVELIRGVVAKLTNLYSQGKIKPKIDSVWPFDQVADAMRQMQEKKNIGKVILVPEAPKEESRKEEN; this is encoded by the exons ATGTCCGCCGAAccggccccggccgccgccgcagccgccCCCGAGCAGACCCCCGAGCCGCCGGCGGGCAGCGGGGAGCCGGCGGAGCACCGGGCGCTGGTGCTCACGGGTTTCGGTGGCTACGACAAGGTGAAGGTGcagccgcggcggggcggcggccccCGGCCCGGGGAGGTGTCGGTGCGGGTCCGCGCTTGTGGCCTCAACTTCTCCGACCTGCTGGCCCGGCAAGGCTTGTACGACCggctgccgccgctgcccgtCTGCCCCGGTATGGAGTGCGCCGGGACCGTCTGTGCCCTCGGCGACGACGTCCGCGACCGACAG GTTGGCGATAAGGTGATGGTCCTGGCTAGGTCAGGGCTCTGGCAAGAAGTTGTGAACGTGCCAGCCGGTCAGACTTTCCTGATGCCTGAGGGGATGAGCTTCGAGGAAGGGGCTGCTCTTCTTGTCAACTACATCACTGCCTACATGATCCTGTTTGACTTTGGAAACCTGAGGCCCAACCAGAGCGTCCTCATCCACATGGCTGCAG GTGGTGTGGGAACTGCTGCCATCCAGCTGTGCAAGACTGTAGAAAACGTCACCATTTTTGGCACCGCGTCTGCCTCCAAGCACGATTCACTCAAGGAGAGTGGAGTTGCTCACCCCATTGACTACAGAACGATGGATTATGCAGAGGAGGTCCGGAAAATCTCCCCCAAAG GTGTTGACATCGTCCTGGACCCCTTGGGAGGATCTGATACGTCTAAAGCATTTCACCTGTTGAAGCCGATGGGCAAACTCATCACTTACG GGGTAGCAAACGTGCTCACTGGGCAGAAGAAGAACCTCGTGGCTATGGCTAAAACCTGGTGGAACCAATTCAGCATCAACGCCTTACAGCTCCTACAGCATAACAAGGCTGTGTGTGGCTACTACCTTGGATCTATGGAAGAAGAAGTTGAGCTTATCAGAGGTGTTGTAGCCAAGCTGACTAACCTGTACAGTCAAGGCAAAATCAAGCCTAAAATAGACTCTGTATGGCCCTTTGATCAG GTGGCAGATGCCATGAGGCAGATGCAAGAGAAGAAGAATATTGGAAAGGTCATCCTGGTTCCTGAAGCACCCAAGGAAGAATCCAGAAAAGAAGAGAACTAA